A region of Rosa chinensis cultivar Old Blush unplaced genomic scaffold, RchiOBHm-V2 RchiOBHmChr0c22, whole genome shotgun sequence DNA encodes the following proteins:
- the LOC121050889 gene encoding receptor-like protein 12, whose product MSQLKELELADANFSGPVPPQLGNLSNLHTLDLSFNDFEGMMIPKFIGSLSQLKELKLASANFSGPVPPQLGNLSNLHTLDLSFNDFEGMMIPKFIGFLSQLKELELADANISGPVPPQLGNLSNLHTLDLYGNQVVSSENLEWLSHLSSLRYLNMSWLNLSEAVNWPESLSKLTLLTELELSDCNIPDVNPRSLAFINSSTSLQLLDLSYNSLNSSIFYWIANVNSNFVHIIHLTSNNLEGPIPDVFTRMLSLVTLDLSHNQLEGGISKGFQNLCSLESLTLRANQLSENIGDSVKTLSIAENTLETLNLRDNLFWGRCQICHVFKVTSVISRSVPEMSGNSLALKHYFSPEFFEWCHNRSPLFEPLSLQSLAVSNNRFSINLSSDWNPPFQLDWLEMSSCKWAQLFPSGF is encoded by the coding sequence ATGAGTCAATTGAAAGAGCTCGAACTTGCAGATGCTAATTTCAGTGGACCTGTTCCTCCCCAACTTGGAAACCTCTCTAATTTGCACACTCTTGATCTTTCCTTCAATGATTTTGAAGGAATGATGATTCCCAAATTCATTGGCTCTCTGAGTCAATTGAAAGAACTCAAACTTGCATCTGCTAATTTCAGTGGACCTGTTCCTCCTCAACTTGGAAACCTCTCTAATTTGCACACTCTTGATCTTTCCTTCAATGATTTTGAAGGAATGATGATTCCCAAATTCATTGGCTTTCTAAGTCAATTGAAAGAGCTCGAACTTGCAGATGCTAATATCAGTGGACCTGTTCCTCCCCAACTTGGAAACCTCTCTAATTTGCACACTCTTGATCTTTACGGTAACCAAGTTGTTAGTTCAGAAAATCTTGAGTGGTtatctcatctttcttccttgaGATACCTGAACATGTCATGGCTGAATTTGTCTGAGGCTGTGAATTGGCCAGAATCTTTGAGCAAGCTCACTTTACTGACAGAGCTCGAGTTATCCGACTGTAACATTCCTGATGTCAATCCAAGATCACTTGCCTTTATTAattcttccacctctcttcaACTCCTTGACCTCTCTTATAACTCTCTGAATTCTTCAATATTTTATTGGATAGCCAATGTCAACAGCAACTTTGTCCATATAATTCATCTCACTTCCAACAATCTTGAAGGTCCCATCCCAGATGTCTTCACAAGGATGCTTTCTCTAGTAACACTAGATCTGTCACATAATCAACTTGAAGGTGGGATATCAAAAGGCTTTCAAAACTTATGCAGCTTAGAGTCGTTGACCTTACGGGCAAACCAATTGTCTGAAAACATTGGGGACTCTGTTAAAACCTTGTCTATTGCTGAGAACACGCTTGAGACCTTGAACTTGAGAGATAACCTGTTTTGGGGTCGCTGCCAGATTTGTCACGTTTTCAAAGTTACGAGTGTTATATCTCGGTCTGTACCCGAGATGTCGGGCAACTCTCTAGCCTTGAAACATTATTTCTCTCCGGAATTCTTTGAGTGGTGTCATAACAGAAGCCCACTTTTTGAACCTCTCTCGTTACAATCTCTGGCCGTTTCTAATAACCGTTTCTCTATCAACCTGAGCTCTGATTGGAATCCACCATTTCAACTTGATTGGTTAGAGATGTCCTCTTGCAAGTGGGCCCAGCTTTTCCCAAGTGGATTCTAA